TTACCGCCGGACTTTACGAATCGTTCGTTTAGATCTGCTTCAGAAATTCCTAGTACTTCCATCCGTCTCTGTAGCGAATGATTCTTTTCAACAGAAACAGGAAAGGTTAAGGGCATTTGAGAATAGACTTTAGATAGAATTGGTCAAGAAATTTTTTTCCTAAACTTAATGAGTAGATGCTTCAATTTCTAAAATACGTTTTCTTAGATCAGAAGCTGTTTCATAGTTTTCGATTTGAATGGCATTGAACTTTTGGATGTACAATCCGATGAGTTCATCTCCCATCTTTCCTGGAACAGAGAGGGCTTTTTTAAAATTATCAATGTCAAGAGTTGGATGGTTGTTGTGGAAGTAGTCCACAATTCGTTCCATTTTGAGTCTAGTGGCTTCACGAGCAATTCCTGAAGTGTTACGGAATTCTAAGGAAAGACTCGCAAGAGTCTCTAAGGGTTCACTCACTTGTTCTAAATGCTCAGTTAGGCTTGTAGTTTGAGTTTTCTTTTCTTTTGCCTTACAAAATTCCACATAACGCATGACCATCGAATTGAACTGCTCCATCCTTTCTTGGATGTATTGGTTTGCCGATTCTTTGTTCTCCGGCATCTGAAAGTCTGGGAGTTGTACTACATCATAAAGATGGATATTGTCTGAAAGAATCTTCATGAGCTCTTCTTTGGAAGGAAGAGCCACCGGAGGAAAGGTGACTACTGGGTAGTTATCCCCAATTTTTAAGAAACTGACCACTACATTGGATGCTATGATTTTACCACCAGGAGCAATCGGATTTTCTCCGAATACATGGCAGTATGCGATTAAGTTACCGGTAGGGTTTGGTTTGGAACCGCGTTCAAAATTCATAGTGTATCCTTTAGACTAAGAAAAAGCTCATAAGAAACAAGTGATTTTTAATCTTCCCACTGACTGATTTGGTCTTCTAAATTTTTTGCAATGCGAAAATAGGCTTCTTTTAGAGGCGACTCACCCAGGTCAAGTAAGGCTGGTTTTCCCGACTCCCCGGAACTCATCATATCCAAAGTAAGTGGAACCGACCCCAGTTCTGGGACACCCACTTGTTTAGAGAGTTTTTCCCCTCCCCCTTTCGAAAAAACATCTGTTACATGGCCACATTTGGGGCAAGCAAACCCAGACATATTTTCCACAATCCCAAGAATCGGTACTTTTACTTGTTTGAACATGGCCGCAGCCCTTCCTGCATCCAGGACTGCCACTTCTTGGGGAGTAGTGACAATCACAGCACCATCCAAGTCAATGAGTTGGGCAAGTGAAAGTTGGACGTCTCCTGTGCCTGGAGGTAAATCAATGAAAAGATAGTCTAACTCTCCCCAAACAACATCGTATAAGAACTGTTCAATGGCCTTGCCGAGCATGGGCCCTCGCCAAACAACGGGTTGGTCTTCGGATACCAAAAAAGAAAAGGAAATCAGTTTGATTCCATGTTTTTCGATCGGATAAATTTTATCTTCTTCGGATTTTAATGCGACACGGCCATTGATTCCAAACATCTTTCCAAGGGAAGGTCCGTAGATATCAGCATCAAGTATCCCCACCTTCTTTCCGTTACGTGCGAGAGTGGCCGCAAGGTTTGCCGTAACAGTAGACTTACCCACACCACCCTTTCCCGATCCAACTGCGATGACTTTTTTAACACCAAAGATTCTGTTCCCATCTTCCATCTTTAGGTTTTGGTCTACTTCAAATTTGATTTTGACCTTACCTGCACCTTCGATTTTGGAAATGAGCTGTCTTGTTTGTGCTTCCAGTCCAATTTGTAATCGTCTATCGGCATTGGGAGTTTTGATTAAAATTTCAATTCCATCCTCTGTGGGAGTGACTGCAGCAACCATTCCCAAACTCACGATGTCTTTTTTTAACTCAGGATGTTTTACCTGCATGAGTTGTCTTTGGATGCTTGTTAAATCTACTTTTGAATTTGCCATGGTTTGTCCTTTTAGATGACACCTTCCGACTCTTCATAAAAAATCGGATTCGTCTCGATGAATTTGTCTTCTGAATAAATAAAACGTCGGTATTTGGTAGAGTTTTCTATCTCAATCAAATGAAATCCACATTCATGATTTCTGTCCGATAACCTTGTGCTTGATGCAGAATTTACAATCGCAAAAGGAGCATTGGGGCCAGGAAGTTTGACCCAGTTGGTATGGGTATGTCCATGTAAGTACAGTAGCGGTGGATTAGATTTTAATTTTTCTACTACTTCTCCACGGTTTGTCATCCGGTGTGCTTTGGATTCAATTTCACTTGTTGGATTCCAAAGGGGATGATGGCAGACAAGAACATAAGGTTCTTTGACTAAACTAAGAGTTTTTTGAATTACTTCTGGAGCAACATATCCATTGGCAGTAATCCTAGGAATTGCAAAGTTGGAATCCCAACCAATAAAAAGTTTTCCACCAATTTTTTTAGAACGTATGTAGAGTTCTGGATCAAGAGAGGTTCCAGCCCACTCCCCAAA
The sequence above is drawn from the Leptospira sp. WS4.C2 genome and encodes:
- a CDS encoding P-loop NTPase, which produces MANSKVDLTSIQRQLMQVKHPELKKDIVSLGMVAAVTPTEDGIEILIKTPNADRRLQIGLEAQTRQLISKIEGAGKVKIKFEVDQNLKMEDGNRIFGVKKVIAVGSGKGGVGKSTVTANLAATLARNGKKVGILDADIYGPSLGKMFGINGRVALKSEEDKIYPIEKHGIKLISFSFLVSEDQPVVWRGPMLGKAIEQFLYDVVWGELDYLFIDLPPGTGDVQLSLAQLIDLDGAVIVTTPQEVAVLDAGRAAAMFKQVKVPILGIVENMSGFACPKCGHVTDVFSKGGGEKLSKQVGVPELGSVPLTLDMMSSGESGKPALLDLGESPLKEAYFRIAKNLEDQISQWED
- a CDS encoding metallophosphoesterase, which codes for MKILHISDLHFPKKLSLFSLRGKAIVGYLNYRLRRKSKHPLVLVSAMVEAISKLEYDALIISGDLTNVSHPREFENAKEILAPLLTDKTFLIPGNHDRYQKRAIGPNPLFEKTFGEWAGTSLDPELYIRSKKIGGKLFIGWDSNFAIPRITANGYVAPEVIQKTLSLVKEPYVLVCHHPLWNPTSEIESKAHRMTNRGEVVEKLKSNPPLLYLHGHTHTNWVKLPGPNAPFAIVNSASSTRLSDRNHECGFHLIEIENSTKYRRFIYSEDKFIETNPIFYEESEGVI